The segment CCTGATCACCATGCCTCCCTCCGTTGATTTGCCGAACTCTTCACAGAGATGCCTACCGCCAAAGACAGCAACATCCCCACCCCTCAAACCCAGACTTATACCACTCTCGGCTATAAACGCGATCCCTCCATACTGACTTCACGCCCGCTCGCCTTGAGTCAGCTACCAGTCAGCGTGGAGGTCAGGCCGCTGCTTCAGCGCCTCCGCTAGTGGCGTCATCAGGCGATCCTTTCCGTACACGAAGCCGCCCCTGTTGTAGGAGGCAAGCTCGTACTGTTTCCCCAGCACAATCGCCTCCTCCGGGCAGGCCTCCTCACAGTAGCCGCAAAAGATGCAGCGCAGCATATGGATCTTGTACACCTTCGCGTAGCGCTCACCCCTGGAGTGACGCTCTTGCTCGGTGTTCTCGGCTGCCTCAACATAGATCGCATCGGCAGGACAGGCGACGGCGCACAGTTCACAGCCCACACACCGCTCCATCCCGTCCTCTCCCACCACGAGCATGTGCAGACCACGGTAGCGAGGCGCAAGCGGTAGCCGCTCTTCCGGATAGGAGACCGT is part of the Candidatus Methylomirabilis limnetica genome and harbors:
- the nuoI gene encoding NADH-quinone oxidoreductase subunit NuoI; the encoded protein is MNGSTRALRGNLEPSVFSLQSKHLSSYASRVATMIGEILKGLATTFKHIFRKPVTVSYPEERLPLAPRYRGLHMLVVGEDGMERCVGCELCAVACPADAIYVEAAENTEQERHSRGERYAKVYKIHMLRCIFCGYCEEACPEEAIVLGKQYELASYNRGGFVYGKDRLMTPLAEALKQRPDLHADW